GAGCGTGCTTCTATGCACGTAGACAGGCAGTGATTATAACTTTCCTTTCATGTGTTTTAACTGGAGCTCACTGACTTTGCAACTAGCACTtgcttagattttttttttgttccttgaATTGGcctgttttttctatatttttggTCTgcaggagctggaacaggtgaTTTGTGTATGTTTAGAATCAGTTCAAACACTTACAGCTTCTCTCCAGGAATGTTAACTGAAGGATGGTTGTGTCTCTGCTGGGAGAAAAGCCCAGTCCGTCAGAGTACTCAGCAAACATAATTCACCGTAAATCTACCTCAAAAATACACCACACTGTGGAGAACATTGTAGAAAAGACCAGtggtactcagatcctttacctaagtaaaagcagaaataccacagtgtaaaaaataGTCCATTAAAGTTCAACTTTCTACTGAAATAGTATTTGCACGAGATGAtcatttgtcttatttttggTCTAGTCGGTGGCTCAAACCAtgttgttagcatgctagtTAGCTTAGTGGGCTAGTTAATTTAACAGGTTGTTTGGTGCATTTGTTGGTTGAAAAGGTCCAGCTAGTCACCCTAACGTGAGGTGGTAGACAGGAGTGTACGCTTTGTTGATTGCTAAGATGAAGAATCTGAGGGGGATTGTTTAGCTGTTGCTTGGCGGATTGAGCAGCATGCTAGTTGTAGAAGGATTGTGAGTGTAATGGGTGCAACTACAGAGGAGGGGTGGTTTGGGGACACTGGATCATAGTTGTGCCTTCTCTGAGTCATGGGCCCAActcaataaaatacaaaaagggtGCCCACCTGATGACCCTGCAAATGTGACTGCCCAACGTTTAGCACATTTTATGGATAACTTtcttaaatgtagtggagtaaaaaccataaaatgtaaatgaaagaaaagttAAGTATCTAAAAATtgcacttaagtacagtacttgagtaaatggtatttagttactttccaccactgacaaAAACATATTCATCTCTCACTTTCTAGACACACGTCTGTAATGTGTGATAGCATCTGCAGAGAAGCAGATTCCTTGTCACACAGACCAATTAACTTTAAGTTTATCTTTGAAACTGAGATGAGTAGGAGATGCTGTAACAGCCAGGATTTATATGCTCCCACCGACGCTGCTCTGATACACAGTAAACTGAACCTCTGGAGGCAGCGCTCAGTGAGACTATCATTCCAGTGAGTTGTAGTCTGCCagtctgcagacacagagggcttTCTGTGAGCAGCTAATATGAAAGTATTTCTGTGATGTTGACTTTGTTATTTTCAGCAGACGGATGGAGTACGTCacaatgtttatgtttttaccTGGCAGAGGGATTCATTCCATTTATTCCTGCTGCGATTAAGGGGGAACTGTTTGGTTGACAAACAGTGAACCATGTCCAAGAAGCTAACTGTTTCTGTTCTGACTGACTACTTAAAAACTGGCTCCAGCGCTTTTGCTTCGAGTTGATTTATCCATTTCAGCTGTGGGGACAACTTACAGCACTAGTGTGTTTTGAGACTGAATCGAACCATTTTGTGATTTCTGCGTTTCTAATGttgcctttttttctgtctttccctctgtctctctctgaaatACAGATACCACTTCTTGGCTGCTGGATGCATCACAAAGTCTGCTGCCGCTCTCATCTTTAAAGCAGTGTTACCTGTCTgatagctctgtgtgtgtgcgtgtgtgtgcatgttttacGTGTGTTCCTCTCCCATCTCTCACAAATTAGTGCATTAGTATGCAGGGTGCTTGTGTGTCAATCTTGTgcgtgtgcgtatgtgtgtctgtgctccTCCACAGTGCTATTTCACAACCACATACTGAAAGTGACACCTACACGGTAAGGATGGACcaatctctctccctccttctctcttagCATTAGttcttatttcctcttcttcttcttcttctttgataTTCCACAGCAGTTTTCGCTGTCCAGCATTTTAAAGTAGTCATAGCTGGGGgttaattttagttttaattcCCTTCCCTGTTTCTTTAGGCCTCACTTTTTCCTTCCACGCAGTTCACagaaaaatttttttttccagaatgATAATGACCCTTTTTCCAAACAGCGGGCTTAAATTCTCTGTTTTTGAAGTGACATTTGGCTAAAGGAGAGTAGTTTAAAAGCGGCAGACTTCTTGTCTTTTTGGCTCAGCACTCCTACATGAATACAGAGGAAACAAGTTTCTCTGTcctctgcttcttttttttattgtcccaCTACTGGggatttaatatgttttatgaATATATTATGCAACTACTTGGCTCAGAGGGACTGTTCACATCTTTCTTTCCATCCTTTTCTCacactctcttcctctctctgttgctctttGTAGGAATGCACAGATGGGTATCATTGGGATCCTCAGACTGAGCACTGCAAAGGTAAAGCACTGTTTTACCTGCATTTATTCCATCTCACCACCTAATTCTTATGTACTTTAACAACATTAATTATCATGTTGCTCTTCACACTCTGTCCTGTCCTTTTGATTTGCTCCTAACAAGTACGCTTAGTGCCTAATGTTCGGCCTGTGTGTCTCCCATCAGACATAAACGAGTGTGAGACCATTCCAGATGCCTGCAAAGGGGAAATGAAGTGCTTCAACCACTACGGAGGGTACCTGTGTCTCCCCCGCTCTGCGTCAGTCATCCCAGCCCCGGAGCCCGCTATCACGCCCACTGTGACCAACCCCTGCCCACTGGGTTACGAGCCACAGGGAGACAGCTGTGTGGGTGGGTGCCTGGTTTGTAGCTTTGGGGGTTGGAGCGGGACAGGTGGCCACAGGATGAGTGATCattaagcgtgtgtgtgtgttgtgtaaatgtattgtcAGTGGCCACAGATTGCGAGGGACAGGTGGTCGTAGCAGGTGTTAGGACTGGAGGCAGCATGTTGGTGCAAGTTGTGTGGGTGTGAGTGAGTATGAGTCCACGGGgggcagacagacagtgtaGGAATTTGGAAGATTTCACACGAGAACAGCTGCTGTGTTTTAGGAGCTGACATGCAGCGAGAAACCTACTTGTGCTGATGATCATCTGGCCTGCATGACACAGAAAACATGATTCAGCATGATGTGATATTTTCAGCTGTTGGGTGCAAATGAGGGGAACATGGTTGCCGTCGGCTGCCCCCCAACAGTCACACTGTATCTTCCTGTCATGCTGAATGATACTGTGTTTTCTCACAATAACCaaatttttacatgtttgtcgctttttcactttgcccacaaacacacagacatcgaTGAGTGTGAGCGAGACGAACATGACTGTCAACCCAGCCAGGATTGCATCAATACACTGGGGGCCTTCACCTGTCAGTGCCCGGATGGTTACCGCAAGGTTGGCACAGAGTGCATCGGTGAGATAATCTGAATTTGAAAACGAAAACTTGGAAAAACTATTTTGCTTCATGGCACAGGGGGATGGTAGTTGTAGTTGCAAGAGTGACCCTAATAACCTGTAGGAATGTGAATATCTCTTCTgattctatttctctctctcagacatCGATGAGTGCAGGTACAGGTACTGCCAGCATCGCTGTGTCAATGTACCCGGTTCCTTCTCTTGTCAGTGTGAACCAGGCTTCCAGCTGGCGGGAAACAACCGATCTTGCATTGGTGAGTGACACCCTCTGCTTCTAAAATCAATGTACTAATCAGGCTGCAACTTAAAATCAGTTTCAAGTTTAAATAGATCTTACTAAGGCTTTGTCAAGTACCTTAAAAAAATGAAAGCATTTGAAAAAATTTTAATCTTAAATGGCAACTGATTTACtaatcaaagtctgtttacaggtcttggggagtaCTGCTGCATATGTAAAAAAGTTGCCTTTAGTGGGTCCAGAGGGCACGAAATCTGATAACAGCCCCTTTGATGTCACTTAAGTCAGCGTCAGTTGGTGCTAAAGacttaaaaattaaacaaatctgTGGATGtggagttaaaaagaaaaattaatttataatggGTTTAACACTTAAAAATAAGATAATCTGCTTTATCAGTTATAGTTTGATCACATTTGATTGACTGGTTTGTTTGCCTGGCAACATTAACAACAATCCAACAGCTGTCATTGCATGTAGATTCAGTGTTGCTATAGTCTAATTGGTGCACAGACATTACGTACGTGATGTTACCTTTTTACAATAGAGCACATCTCACTTTAAACCAGCGAGAGAAAAAATCTCTCCATGTGAAGAAACTGAAACTGTTTCAACTTTGTCAGAAAATAAATTGTGTGTCCATGCTGGATCCCATCTCTCATGGTAACAAACTGATAGAGAAACtgttaagaaatgttttcagGGCTTAGATTTATTATGAGCTATCATTCTGATTTCTGCCTTCAGTTCTGATCCAGCaactggaaatgttttttggaTGTGTGCGCTCTTTGACTCATGCAGCATTTAAGTTTACACTATAAAATCTCCCTTTCCTCCTTTCagatgtgaatgaatgtgaaatGGGTGCCCCCTGCTCTCAGAGGTGTTACAACACATACGGCACCTTCCTTTGTCGCTGTGACCAGGGCTATGAGCTGGGGCCTGATGGCTTTGCTTGCAACGGTAATAGACCTATTCAGTCTGTCTGCCAATCTGCTCTGTTTTCTGTTCCCGTCCTAGCTTTAATTTTGAACAATTAATAAAACCTGAACCTCTAACTTGACAGACATCGATGAGTGTAGCTACTCCAGTTACTTGTGTCAGTACCAGTGTGTCAATGAACCAGGGAAGTTCTCCTGTGTGTGCCCAGAGGGATACCAGCTGCAAGGCACCAGACTTTGCCAGGGTAAGCGCACCCGCCTCCATTTCCTCCCAAAACTAACACCTACCTCTTCAGAGTCACAAATGCTGCACTGAGTCAATACTTATTCATTCTTTGACAGCAGCTTTATTCTTGTCTTTTTCCTGTTCGACCGAACATCatgaactgtttttgtttctacaGATATAAATGAATGTGAAACAGGTGAACATCAGTGTACTGACACGCAGACTTGTGTGAATATCCACGGACGATACCAGTGTGTGGACTCAAACCGGTGCCAGGACCCTTATGTACAGGTGTCTGACAAGTGAGTGACACCACATGAaagcttgtgtgtgttcatacgcaaacacacactttcacacacctTTTCCCAGTTACTCAAATATGTGCTGGCCATCAGCTAAGAATATAATCAGCCCCTGTATTGAGTATGGCTCCAACTGTGAGATTACCCCAATTACCTTTTCCACATATGAGTCCAACTTAAAACCTTTTCTTTTGAGCATGGTCCAGTGCAATAAGAAAACTATAAAAGTTGTGAACAAGTGTTGGATTGGTAACAGGTGTTGGTCACTATTAACATATCCCAGATGATTTGctaatataaaatgtgtttgtgaaaaACATGAGGGTAAAAAATGGCTACTGTTCAATATCTTAGATTTTAGGAGCGCTTTCTTCTCAGTCATATCACTCCCTCTGCTGGCTGATTCACGGATTACTGCTaatgtttttctgcaccaagCATTACAACTCCCTGTGCATGTATTCTGGATTCTCACTCTGGCTGTTTACTTCTCTGTCCAGCcgctgtgtgtgtcctgtcaACAAGCCCGGCTGTCGAGATCTGCCTTTCTCCATTGTCCACCGCTACATGAGCATCACCTCAGAGCGCTCTGTTCCTTCCGACATCTTCCAGATTCAGGCCACCAGTGTCTCTCCGGGGGCTTACAACACTTTCCGCATCCGCTCCGGTGACGACAACGCAGACTTCTACATCAGGGTGAGAACTATTACAGAGGAGAGGAGCATGGTTGTTTGTTCGTTCAAGTTACCTGTGCAACTGCTGACAAAACCTGTAGTCAGAGTGAGGACCGCCgtcttttaagtttaaaaagcACTGACTAGGTTAGATGGATATATCGGAACAATACTGACTTTTTATTAAACATAGGCGGGGTGGGAATTTAGCACCAGCCATCTGTCAGCGTCTGGTAgatgttcacattttttcctACCCTGAACATATGACATTTGTCAGTTATCATCTGATGGTGCTGACTAAACCTACTTGACTAAACCTATTTACCCAgcacatttcattcattcatatcaaTGCATCTTAACAGCAATAGTTTCTTTTACCATTAAATAAATGTGGTAGGTCAGACTACCAAAAAAGCTGAGTGTCAAAGGAGAGCTTTAGTGTTTGCTAAGAAAACCAGATTTATGGTTTTAATGTATCAGACTTCAtagaacagtttaaaaaaagtgtttgtcaatgcaaatttatttaaaatgttgtttcccATCATTTACTACCATTCATAGCTCAGCCTCACTGATAAGTTTAACATTTAGAAACCAACCCAGCAAGTGATCAATGATTTTATTaaacataatacattttctttttttaaacaggacGCTCACAGGATATCTTTATCCTGTCAGCCATATTTATGTTCTGCTGAATAGGATCATAACCTAAGCTTTTTCTATTGTATTTTTGCCAAACAGTAATCAGTTGGATCTTACTTTCCTTTTTTTGAAAACAAGATTTTTCATCTTCCCACTAACTATCTTTAAGCTTTTTGCAGGGTTGAGCCTGTACTTTATGTTAAACGTTAGTACAAAACTTAAAGCCCCATGATTACTTAAAAAGACCTCTTAGATTTTTCCTTGCCACAGTCACAAAGTGCTTGCCCATGGTTGGCATTTTTGGGCCTCTGTAAAGAATATTACACGGAGTACGTTCTAGACCTTctttatatgaaaagtgcaatgagattgCACCCCAAGTTATGAAGtagggctatataaataaaataaaatttaattaacttCTCAGGATTGTGTGGACACGTACAAGCTGTTAATTTATTAGCACCTGTTAGGCTAGGACATCATAAACCGTGATCATTCTTATTAAGCAGAGTATAGTTACGCATGTTCTTTTtttggaaatacacttatttgctttttggGCGAGTGTTTGTCGGAAAGATCAATagcactctcatatctgtacatATCTttttggtaaatatgaagccacaACCAGCTTAGCTTATCTTGTCACAAATACTTGAAGTTGCAGTTTTTCAGGAATTAGAAGAAGTAGGTGtaaaaaccacaacaaaattttaaagttaacattattatttgtgagctttagaggtgctggtaggcagattttttgttacctttgagCAGAGCCAGGCCAacttttcccccttttttccagtcttcgtgctaagctaagctaattgacTACTGGCTCTAAATTTGTATTTACTGGTATCAATCCTCTCATCTTACTCTGGGCAAGACAATTAATAAGCATGTTGAATTATTCCTATATGTCAAAACACCTGTGGGGCCTTTCACATCATTCACACAGAAGTGGTATCTGCTGTAGAAATGTGCTCATAAATACTTGTTTTGTCTTCTCCAGCAAATCAATAATATCAGCGCAATGCTGGTGCTGGCCCGCGCTGTGTCGGGGCCCAGAGAGTACACGTTGGACCTGGAGATGGTGTCAGTTAACCCTCTGCTCAGCTACCAGAGCAACTACCAGACCAGCTCTGCCCTCAGACTCTCCATCTACGTTGGGCCATATGCGTTttaaagaagaaggagaagaagagtgGAGGAGGGACacagagaaagatggagagagctGGGGAGAAACacagatgcaaaaaaaaaggaaagtgaagctgtaaaaacaaacgTGGTCGATGCAGTTCAACCAGTCACTGTGATGTTACACTCTTAGCTTTTTGTACCTACTCGTCCAAAGAAAGCTACACACTTCTGTCAGCCCAACATATTACGtgtaaaaatatacatacagtggAGTATACAAATATACTGTAGCAGTGACATCTCACTGATAAACAACAGCCTTAAAGTAGTTGTTGAAGTCCAGTCAAATTTGTTCCCTTGTGTTTATTGTGTCAGTTTTCCTGTTTCTTAGGATATCATAATCACTGTTATTTTTTACTTAGCACCACTCTGTGGTCAGTGTGTATAAAAAGAGATTTTGCTCTGAAGATTTCTTTTCTTCACATCTGTTCAGGGTGATAACAAATCTGTGTGACATATTTCCTGTCTGCCTTCAGGTGGAGTGATTCACGCCCGCCGTCACTAGATTAATCAGTTTTCACCAGTTTACACCCTTATCTTCGGTTCTGCTCTGTTTGTCACTTTATTCTTGCTGGCCCTGTTACCTGTCGACAGACGTGATTCAGTAACCACTCATATCAGACCTCAGCATCCACGATCCTCCTTCACAGTCCTCTGTTTATTCCTATGTTCAAACTCTCCATCACTGCCTTTTGTAGGTTTGTCACATTGCTGATTGTGTTGTACTTAGTTTTTTTGTCTAAGATTTAAAcccaaataaaacaatataccTTTAACTCTGTGtcacagtgaaatttattacacatatatatatatataaatcaaaaTGGGACTGTAATCTTACTCAGCTGAGAGATTCTAGACcagactgcagtgtgtgtgtgtgtgtgtgtatatgtatatgtgtatatatatatatacatacatatatatatgtatatgtgtatatatatatatatatgtatctctctctctcactcacactcacacacacacacacacacacacacacacacacacacacacacacacacacacacacacacacacacacacacacacacacacacacacacacacacacacacacacacacacacacacacacaccagtctggtCTAGAATCTCTCAGCTGAGTAAGATTACAGTCCCATTTTGATTATTCGCTAATGATCTAAAAGGAAGAGGCAGTTTAAATCTTATCACTTCACAATCGTATCACTTTCCTAATATCGTTAAATTAGAGAGGAAAGACAGCAAATGTCTGCAGTTTAAATTAAACACGACTGAAGCTCTGCAGCCTTCTGTTCTATATTTTATTGTCACAGCACTTCACTTTTGTAATAACTGATTCTCCTGACCCATAAAAAAACtatggaaaaagagagagagggggagaggaaaagagagaggggaaagcCCTTATTTTACAGTCCACTGCTGTTTGCTCCGCCCAatcctacacacaaacacaccacacacacctcccATCTGTCCTCACTGGGGGGTGATGACTCACACACCCTGTTTTTATGTAATCGGAGCAGACAGTTTTCAGCCAGCAGGCGGCAGCAGATCACACAGATCTCCTCTCACAGCAGCAGTCCAGGAATAGCAACAACCTGAGAAGAGAGTGTGGTTTTATAACATAACTGAATGGTGAGCCTACATTTTCTTGCGTTTTCCATGAACTCATACACCTGTGGGAGGCAAAAGTGATGGCAACTTTGTCTACTTTTCACCAATAGTGTGCAGTACAGCATACAGATCTGAATATGTTGTAGCACAGACTTTTTCTTACATAACTTGGCATTTTGTGATGATGTAGAACAGAGATGACAGATCCTGGTGATGGTGTTAAAGAGTGCAGTAGGgtaggaggtgtgtgtgtgtgtgtgtgtgtgtgtgtgtgtgtgtgtgtgtgtgtgtgtgtgtgtgtgtgctcacatTGAGGTAGAGTAGTGATCCCCTAGCATTTCCTGTTGGCAttcagacagaaagaaaacctgatggaaaTAGGATGACACTGTCATGGATGGATTACTAAAAGAGACTACCAAGCACAGGCCCAGTGGCCCAAGGGGTCGGATCCCCTAACCCCCCACGAAGAGTcgcaaattaaaaacaaatagatgcaaaattacaataaaaatcaCCAAAAAAAGATGCAAAAAGACTAAAATAGACGAACAAATTAAAATAGATGCAAAACAACCAGAATGAGACgcaaaacatctaaaaatagatgcaaaatgaccacaaagatgtgcaaaacaactacaaagagacgcaaaattACTAAAAATAGACGCAAAACGACTAAGAATAGATCCAAGACAACCAGAAAGAGACACATAACGTTGTAATAATTTTGCATGTGTTTCAGTCTGGGTATCTTGCTCGTATATGAGGGTGGGGGGCCTTTTACTTGTCTGTGCTGAGGTGCCCACAGTGGGCACAGAGGAAAGTGTGTGAAGTAATGTAACTGGAGGATTCAAATAAAGCATtaaaaatgtgagcatttgtgCTGTAGGTCTCTGTTTGCATCCACTATGTGCATGCTCTGTTTGTAtctatgtttgtatgtttgtgtgtgtgtgtgtgtgtgtagggtttGGTTGTTTACATAGGAGAGCATGTGTTTGAGAGTGGCATTGCCCACACAGATGAGTGGGAGGAGTGTTTGGAGTGGCAGAGGGGAGTGCTGGAGAGCCTGGGactaatttcttttttcttttggcaCCTTccctaattttttttttctggcacCTTCGCTCGAGTATGATCTCACTTCTGGGCAAGCTGTGCCCTGTAGGCCGCAGTTGGGTACAGCATAGGACCGGAAGCAGAAAACTAAGACCCATGTGGGGCAGAGTGCACCAACCACTCCAGTACGAGGGAACTGCTTTGATCTCCTCCTATTGCGTTAAAAAGTTCTCAATGCCTCCCCCCTCCACTACACCACAATTCAGGTATTATATTTATGAATGAAAGAGCGTGGTGGAGTGCCATTTCCCTCCACCCACACCACCCGAGCCTCGAGTTTAGTAAATTAACGAAAAGAGCGGGCAGTGGAATCTGTAGGACATCAAAAACAGGCTGCACACAAAGAGGGCAGGGTGATAAGGGAGTGTAAATTAGTGAGGGCATGAGGCGGGAAATAGCTCTCGCTCCTGGATATTTGCAtgcagtatatactgtagatatctGTCGAGAGGGTGATCAGAGGGAGAGGACAATACATAAACAATGACATCAGTgactcatttaaaaaacaaataatgtgtccaaactgtgtttttccattGAAACATtaagaaatatagaaaaactgTTACATACAAACAGGGGAGAGTAGGAAAAGGTAGACTCCAACTTCTCTCtctgaaacaaaatgaaacatacaGACAGTCTGCCTTGAATAAAAATACTATATTGGCGTAAATTTAATTTTTGAGGCCGTCTTAGGGTTACTAATATTTGCACTTATCGTCTTGAAATCCTCTTGGAGAGTGATTCCCAACAAGGGTTAACCTACTTGCACCACAAAAGTTACCTCTGCTGTTGCCAGAGGGGGTAATTGGAAGGACAACAGAGTAGACCagttattttgaaaagtag
This portion of the Micropterus dolomieu isolate WLL.071019.BEF.003 ecotype Adirondacks linkage group LG19, ASM2129224v1, whole genome shotgun sequence genome encodes:
- the efemp2a gene encoding EGF-containing fibulin-like extracellular matrix protein 2a, with the translated sequence MQGACVSILCVCVCVSVLLHSAISQPHTESDTYTECTDGYHWDPQTEHCKDINECETIPDACKGEMKCFNHYGGYLCLPRSASVIPAPEPAITPTVTNPCPLGYEPQGDSCVDIDECERDEHDCQPSQDCINTLGAFTCQCPDGYRKVGTECIDIDECRYRYCQHRCVNVPGSFSCQCEPGFQLAGNNRSCIDVNECEMGAPCSQRCYNTYGTFLCRCDQGYELGPDGFACNDIDECSYSSYLCQYQCVNEPGKFSCVCPEGYQLQGTRLCQDINECETGEHQCTDTQTCVNIHGRYQCVDSNRCQDPYVQVSDNRCVCPVNKPGCRDLPFSIVHRYMSITSERSVPSDIFQIQATSVSPGAYNTFRIRSGDDNADFYIRQINNISAMLVLARAVSGPREYTLDLEMVSVNPLLSYQSNYQTSSALRLSIYVGPYAF